The genomic region TACGTTCGGAACGTTCGCACTGGATCTGCTGGCCCAGGACACGCCGCGCAACACAGGGCCCGACTTCGGCAAGGCCAGCCCGTTCGGCCTGCTGGTCTTGGTGCTGCTGCTGATCGGCACGTTCCTGCTGGTCCGCTCGATGAACAAGCACCTGCGCAAGGTGCCGGAGTCGTTCGACGAGAAGCGTCCCGAGCCCGGCCGGGCACCCGACGACGGCGCCACCGGCTTGGATGGGCAGACACCGGCCGACGGGACCACGCCCGACTCGGGCGGGGCGCCACGTGAGCCCGGCTGAGCCTCCCGGGCGCAACGAGCTCGCCGGGGCCATCAGCCCCTATCTTCGCCAGCACGCCGACAATCCGGTGCACTGGCGGCAGTGGACGCCCGAGGCCCTGGCCGAGGCGGTGGCCCGCGATGTGCCGATCCTGCTGTCGATCGGTTACGCCGCCTGCCACTGGTGCCATGTCATGGCCCATGAGTCGTTCGAGGACGGGCAGGTCGCGGCGGTGATGAACGCGGACTTCGTCTGCATCAAGGTCGACCGGGAGGAGCGGCCCGACCTCGACGCCGTCTACATGAACGCCACGGTCGCGCTGACCGGCCAGGGCGGCTGGCCGATGACCTGTTTCCTGACGCCCGACGGCAGGCCGTTCTTCTGCGGCACCTACTACCCAAAGCCCGGCTTCCTGCAACTGCTCGCTGCGGTGACCGAGACCTGGCGCACCCGTCGCAGCGAGGTCGAGCAGGCCTCCGACCGGATCACCGGTGAGCTTCGCTCGATGGCCACCGGTTTGCCGGGCGGGCCGCCGGTGCACCCGGCCCTGTGTGACCACGCGGTCGCCGCGGTGTTGGCCGACGAGGACGTCGAGCGCGGCGGCTTCGCCACCAACCGGGCCGCTGCGCCGAAGTTCCCGCCGTCGGCGTTGTTGGAGGCGCTGCTGCGCAGCCATGAACGCACGGGTGACCTGCTGCCGCTGGAGGCCGTCGAACGCACTTGCACGGCGATGGCGCGCGGTGGCATCTACGACCAGTTGGCCGGGGGTTTCGCGCGCTACAGCGTCGATGCGTCGTGGGTGGTGCCGCACTTCGAGAAGATGCTCTACGACAACGCGCTGCTGCTGCGCGTGTACGCACACTGGGCGCGCCGTACCGGAAGCACGTTGGCGCGCAGGGTGGCTGACGAGACGGCGCGGTTCCTGATCGACGACCTCGCGGTGGGCGGCATGTTCGCCTCGTCGCTGGACGCCGACGCCGACGGTGTGGAAGGGCTGACCTACGTCTTCACCCCCGCGCAGCTGCGCGAAGTCCTCGGAGCAGACGACGGCCGTTGGGCCGCAACGCTGTTCGCGGTCACCGACGCCGGAACTTTCGAGCACGGCACGTCGGTACTGCAGCTGCCACATGACCCCGACGACCCCGACCGCTTCGGCAGGGTGCGCACCGCGTTGCTGGCGTCACGGGTGACCCGCCCGCAGCCAGGCCGCGACGACAAGGTGGTCACGGCGTGGAACGGGCTGGCGATCACCGCGCTGGCCGAGGCGAGCGTGGCGCTCGACGATCCTGGCCTACTGACGGCCGCGACCCGATGCGCAGAGGCAGTGCTCGACCTGCACCTCGTCGACGGCCGGTTGCGGCGGGCCAGCCTCGGGGGAGTGGTCGGCGACAGCGATGCCATCCTCGAGGATCACGGGGCGCTGGCGACCGGATTGCTGACGCTGCACCAGATGACCGGGGACAGTTCCTGGCTCGGCGCGGCGGCCGCGCTTCTGGACATCGCGCTCGACCATTTCGCCGACCCCGATCGCGACGGCGGTTGGTTCGACACCGCCGACGACGCCGAAGCGCTGATGGTGCGACCGGCCGATCCGCTCGACGGCGCCACGCCGTCGGGCGCGTCACTGGTCGCCGAGGCGCTGCTGCTGGCCGCGCACCTGGCGCCCGCCGACCGGGCCGGACGTTACGGCGCCGCGGCCGAGGCGACGCTCGGTGGGGCCGGCCAGATATTGGCCAGGTTGCCTCGCTCGGGTGGACACTGGCTCGCCGTCGCCGAGGCGGCGGTGCGCGGACCACTGCAGATCGCGGTGGCATGTGCCGGGCCGGGTTCCGATTTGCTGGCCGCCGCGCGCAGGCTCGCGCCGGGCGGGGCGGTCGTCATCGGCGGGCCGGTCGGCTCCTCGGAGTTGCTGCGCGAGCGCGACCGGGTGGGAGGAGCCGATGCCGCCTACGTCTGTCGCGGCCGGACGTGTGACCTACCGGTCACCAGCGCCGGGGATCTCGCCGCCGCGGTCGATCCCCGGTAGCCTTCGCCCATGCCGACGCAGGAAGACAACGCCGCCACCGTCAAGCGCTACCTCGAACTCGCAGCCAAGGGCGATGCCGATGCGGTAGCCGAGTTGTATGCCGACGACGCCACCGTCGAGGACCCGGTCGGCAGCGAGGTGCACATCGGCCGCCCGGCGATCCGCCGCTTCTACGATGCCCTTCCGGCGAACGGCGCCCAGGCCGACGTCGTCACGCTGCGCGCGCTCGGCCACGAGGCGGCCTTTCACTGGACGCTGACGATCGATCTCGGCGAGAGCAAGATGGCCATCGACATCATCAGCGTCATGACGTTCACCGGCGAGGGCAAGATCGCCTCCATGAAGGCCTACTGGGGCCCGGGCAACGTCACCCAGCTCTAGAAGACGGCGAACCACATCGCGATGTAGTGGCAGGTCGCGGCCACTGCGGTGCAGGCGTGAAAGAACTCGTGATGGCCGAAGGTCGTCGGCCAGGGGTCGGGCCACTTCACGGCGTACAGCACGCCGCCGATGCTGTACAGCGCGCCGCCCACGATCAACAGCACCACTGCCGTGACACCCGCGCCGTGCATGATCGGTCCGATGAACCACGCCGCCACCCAGCCGAGCAGGATGTACAGCGGCACACCGACCCACCGCGGCGCCGACGGCCAGAAGCACTTGAGCAGTACGCCCGCGATCGCACCGCCCCAGACGATGTAGAACAGCACCATGCCGTCGGTGGACGGCAGCGCCAGGAGTGCGAACGGCGTGTAGCTGCCTGCGATGAACACGAAGATCATCGAGTGGTCGAGGCGCTTCATCCACTTGTGGGTGGTCTGCGACTTCCAGTTGACCCGGTGGTAGGCGCCGCTGACGGCGAACATCGCGACGATCGTGAGCGTGTAGATCAGCGTCGCGATGCCCGCCCTTGTCGACTGCACCGACCACGACACCGAGACCAGCGTCGCCCCGCAGATCGCGGCCACCACCGCCGCGTAGACGTGGATCCACCCACGCGCCCGCGGCTTGCCGATGAACGTCGCGACACCCTCGACGACGGCTTCTGGCAGGTCCTCGGCCCGTCCGTGCGGCCGACGGGTCCGCTCGGGTTCTGTGGCGTCGACGGATCGCGTCATCTCACCTCCACGAAAGCCTGCACTATGCCGGGGATTGCACTCACTCACAGTAGTCTGGATCTTCGTGGAGCTCATTCCCCCGCGTCTCAAGGAGCCGGCCTACCGGCTCTACGAGATGCGGTTGCGGCAGGAACTGGCGCAGTCCAAATCCGAACTGCCACGGCATATCGCGGTGCTGTGCGACGGCAACCGCCGCTGGGCGCGTGACGCAGGACACGATGACGTCAGCTTCGGGTACCGGATGGGCGCGCGCAAGATCGCCGAGATGCTGCGCTGGTGTCAGGAGGCCGGCATCGAGATGGCCACGGTCTACCTGCTGTCCACCGAGAACCTGCAACGCGCGCCCGAGGAGCTCTCCTCGCTCATCGAGATCATCACCGACGTCGTCGAGGAGATCTGCGCGCCGGCCAACCGCTGGAGCGTGCGCACGGTCGGCGACCTCGAGCTGATCGGCCAGGAGCCTGCTCGCCGGCTGCGCGACGCGGTCGACTCCACGCAGACCGAATCGCACGCCCAGACGTTCCACGTCAACGTCGCGGTCGGCTACGGCGGCAGGCAGGAGATCGTCGACGCGGTGCGCCAGCTGCTCGGCAAGGAGCTGGCCAACGGCAACACCGGTGAACAGCTCCTCGAGGCCGTCACCATCGACGCGATCTCCGAGAACCTCTACACCTCCGGGCAACCCGACCCCGACCTCGTCATCCGCACCTCCGGCGAGCAGCGGCTGTCGGGCTTCCTGCTGTGGCAGAGCGCGTACTCCGAGATGTGGTTCACCGAGGCGTATTGGCCGGAGTTCCGGCGGGTCGACTTCCTCCGGGCGCTGCGCGACTACACCGCACGCCACCGGCGTTATGGAATCTGATCGGGTCGGCCGATGTGGCACGTGACGATGGCGGCGCTGTCGGCGGTCGTCTTCGTTCTGAGCTGGTGGCTCGGGCTGTACCTGCTGGCCCGCGATCCACGCAAACCTGTCCTGGTGCTCGCAGCGATCGGACTGACCAGTTTCGCCGCGGTGGTCGCGCTGGACGCCGTGCGGACGGTCAGCGGCGCCGACGCGCTGGGCCGCGTCGAGATCTACCTGGTGGCCGTGCCGGGCATCGCCTGGTTCGCGGTGTTGATCGAGCTGTCGCGGCCCCGCGACAGCTGGCGCAGCAGGGCTAGCGAGCTGGGCCTGGTCGTCGCGGTGGCCGTGGTCGCGTTCGCGGGCGCCGCGATGGCAGGCGGGGTCGACGGACCGTTGCGCGTGGGCCACTGGGTGATGTTCGCCGCCATCTCGCTGTCGGCGCTCGGGGCGATGGTCTACGCGGTCCTGCGCCGGTCCCAACCGCGCCCGGTGGTGGGTTTCATGGTCATCGCGACGCTGTTCTTCGCGCTCGGCAACGCGATCCTGATCATCCCGCTCGGCCTGGTGCCCAGCTGGTTGGCGTTGGCGGCGACCGGCTTCGACGTCGCGCTGCTGGGCGTCGCGGTGGCGATCGGTGATGCGTTCGACGAAGGGCAGGCATTGCGGGCGGACATGCTGAGGTCGTTCGCGGCGACGTGTGTGGTCGCCGTGTTGTTCGGCGGTCAGGCGCTGGTGGTGCTGGCCGTCACGGGCCGCGACACCGCGCTGACGGTGCTGCTGTTCACCAGCCTGGGCATCGCGATCGTGATCAACGTGCTCGCCGACCCACTCGCGGGTGTGCTCGACCGGCTGGCGTTCTCCCGTTCGCCGGCGCTGCGTGCCGACCGGGCGACGCTGCGCAGCACCGAGGCCGCGCTGCCGCTGCGCAAGGACAACCCGCTCGACGGCGTCGACGAGGAGACCTTCGCCCGGCTCACCCGCCGCGCCCTCGGCCACTACGGCGACCTGTCCAAACTCGTGGCCAGCCCGCTGACCAAGCTGCCGGTCATCGACGAGCGGCTGGCCGCCCGCGGCGCACCCGACCAGCCGCTCGAGCGGGCCAACGAACTCAAGGCGCTGCTGGCCGACCGCATCGCCCGGCTCAAGCCGCGCGACAGCGGCGATTTCGGCACCACCGAGGAGTGGCGGTACTACAACTCGCTGTACTTCCCCTACGTCGTCGGTGTGCGGGCCTATGCGCAGAACGCCACCGCCGCCGGGCTGGACCCGGTGGCCCGGCAAGCCTGGCAGTGGTTCGTCACCGAGGTGCCGCAGCGGTCCCTGCACAACTGGCAGAACGCCGCGGCGCGCGTGATCGCCGCCGATCTGCGCGGCAACCTGGTGGCCGCCTCGGACTAGAGCGCTGAACTGCGGCTGGCAGTGATTGGCAGCGTCCGGCATCGATCTGGCAGTGCCCTGCGGGCAGTGTCGGTGTCATGACCACCGTCACCACCCGCTCCGTCGACACCCAGGATGATCTCACCGCGCCTGCGGTGGGCGACCTGCTGCGGTTCGCCCTGCGCGCCGATGCAACCTTGTGCGCAGCAGTCGGTCTCGTCATCGCGATGGCCGCCGACCCGCTCTCGCGGCTGTCGGGGCTTTCGCCGACCAGCGAGTGGATCGCCGGAGCAGCGCTCGTCGCCTACGGCGCCGCGCTGTATCTGGCGGCCGGCGTGCGCGACGTCCGGCGGGTCGGCGTGGGCGTGCTGGTCGGCAACGTCGCCTTCGCGGTGACCGTCGCGGGTGTGCTGATCGCGGGGTGGTTGCCGCTGACGCGGTTCGGCATCGCCGCCACGGTCGCCTTCACCGCCCTCACGCTGGCGTTCGCCTACGTCCAATACCTCGGGGTGCGTCGGCTAGACGCGACCTCCACATGACCGTCCGGAGCCGGCCCGCGCACGCGAGGAGCACGAAAGCCTCCGTGCAGAGGTTGCGGCGTCGGCTCCGGAACGGTCGTCCATCCCCACCCAGAAAGGAAGTTCGATGACCGCCATCTCCTCCCCGAAGCTCCATGAATCCACCGATTCGCTGCTGCGCTTCGCCATGCGCCTCGACGCGACGCTGTCCGGCCTGGTCGGTGTTGCGGGCATCCCGCTCGCGGGCTGGCTCGCTGAGATCTCCGGCACCACGAAGGCGTTCGAGTACTCGATGAGCGTGTTCTTCATCGTCTTCGCGTTGGCGGTTCTCGGGCTCGCCGCGTTGCCCTCGGTGAAGCTCTCGGGCATCGCGCTGGCGGCTGGCAACCTGGTCTTCTCGGTGGCCACCGTGGTGCTGGTGCTCGCCGACGTCTTCCCGCTGACCGCCGTCGGGGTGGTGCTCATCCTCGGCACGGGTGTGTACACGTTGGTCATGGCCGAGCTGCAGTATCAGGGCTGGCGCCGCATCAAGTCGTGATCTATTGCTGCTGCGGCCCGTTCGGTGCGCCGGGCGGGCCGCGAACATGTCAGAGCTTGCGCAGCCGGAGCCGGTTGATTGAGTGGTCGGCGTCCTTGCGCAGCACCAGCGTCGCTCGTGGACGCGTCGGCAGGATGTTCTCGATCAGGTTCGGCCGGTTGATCGAATGCCAGATGTCGCTGGCGGCGAAGACCGCCTGCTGGTCGGTCAGTGTCGCGTAGTGGTGGAAGTGCGACGCCGGGTCGGCGAAAGCCGTTGTGCGCAGGCCCAGGAACCGGTCGATGTACCACTGCTCGATGTCGTCGATGCGGGCGTCGACGTAGACCGAGAAGTCGAACAGGTCCGAAACCATCAGCGTCGGGCCCGTCTGGAGTACGTTGAGGCCCTCGAGGATCAGGATGTCGGGGTGCGCGACGATCTGCTTCTCCCCGGGCACGATGTCGTAGAGCAGGTGTGAGTACACCGGAGCACACACCTTGTCCGAACCCGCCTTGACCGCCGTGACGAATCGCATCAGCGCCCGACGGTCGTAACTCTCTGGAAATCCCTTGCGGCCCATCAGGTTTCGGCGCACCAACTCGGAGTTGGGGTACAGGAAGCCGTCGGTGGTGACCAGGTCGACCCGCGGATGGTGCTCCCACCGGGCCAGAAGTGCTTGCAGCACACGGGCGGTCGTCGACTTGCCGACGGCCACGCTGCCCGCCACGCCGATGACGAAGGGCACCGGCCGGTCCGGGTTCTGGTGCGGATCACCCCCCGATTCGCCCAGGAACTCCGCCGTCGTCGCGAACAGCCGCTGGCGCGCGGCGACCTGGAGATGGATCAGCCGGGCCAACGGCAGGTAGACCTCTTCGACCTCGAGCAGATCCACCTTCTCGCCGATGCCGCGCAGCTTGATCAACTCGTCCTCGGAGAGCTTCAACGGGGTCGACATGCGGAGGTTTCGCCATTGACTCCGGTCGAACTCCACGTATGGGCTGGGTTCACTCAGCCGCGCCATGGCCTCAGTCTTGCATTTACCGTTGACGACATGGACGCCAGCACCTCAGTTTCGCTAGTCCGGGAGTACCTGCTGCTCGGTCTGCGCTTCGACCGGGTGGAGGACGGCTACGTCGACTCGTTCACCGGAGATCCGGCGCTGCGCCGCGCGGTGGCCGCCGAGCCGCCGCCCGACCCGGCGGACCTGGCCCGTCAGGCGGAGGGTCTGCTCGCTGAGTTGCCCGCCGCGGGGCTCGAGCGGGCGCGCGCCGAGTATGTCGCCGCCCACCTGCGGGCGCTGGCGTGTGCCGGCCGCAAGTTCGCCGGCCAGGATGTGGGATTCGTCGACGAGGTCGAGGCCTACTTCGACGTGCACATCACCAAGGGGGACCCTGAGCAGTACCGCGAGGCGCACCGCCGGCTGGACGAAGTCGTGGGCGGCACCGGCGCGCTGGCCGACCGGATACAGGCCTACCGGTCCGCCGAGGAGATCCCGCCCGACCGCCTCGAGGAGTGCATCCACGCGTTCTCCAGCGCGCTGCGCGACCGGGTGCGCGCTGAGTACCCACTGCCCGACAGCGAGACCATCACCTACGAGGTGGTCACCGACAAGCCGTGGTCGGGGTTCAACTACTACCACGGTGAATTCACCTCGACGGTGGCGGTCAACGCCGACCTCAAGCAGCAGATGTCCAACCTGCCGCGTCTGGTGGCCCACGAGTCCTATCCCGGTCACCACACCGAGCACTGCCGCAAGGAAGCGGGCCTGGTGGGGCGCAGGGGGCAGGCCGAGCAGACCATCTTCCTGGTCAACACGCCGCAGTGCGTGATGGCCGAGGGCCTGGCCGACCTGGCGTTGCATGCCGCGATCGGGCCGGAGTGGGGTGCGTGGGCCGCCGAGATCTACGCCGACCTGGGCCTGCGCTTCGACGGGGACCGCGCGCGGACCATCTCGGCGGCGACAGCCGCGCTGGCCGAGGTGCGTCAGGATGCTGCCCTGATGCTGCACGACGAACACCGCGACGTCGACGAGGTCGTGGCGTTTCTCAAGCAGTGGTTGCTGGTCAACGACGAGCGCGCGCGCCAGATGCTGCGCTTCCTGTCCTCGCCGCTGTGGCGGGCCTACACCAGCACCTACGTGGAGGGGTACCGGCTGCTGCGCGGCTGGCTGGACGCCCGGCCCGACGGGGTCAGCCTCACGCAGCGATTCGGCACGCTGCTCGACGAGCCGCTGATCCCGTCGTCGCTGCGGGCGGCCTGACCCAACTGGATGGGCGCCGTCGTAGGCTGAACCTCATGACTGCTGACGCCGTGACCTCGAACGCTGCTGCTCCCGGCGCGGAGTACGCCGAAACCGCGAGCGCGGCGTACCGGGCCGCCCTGCAGGTCATCGAGTCCGTCGAGCCCCGCATCGCGGCGGCGACGCGCAAAGAACTCGTCGATCAACGGGATTCGCTCAAGCTGATCGCCAGCGAGAACTACGCATCGCCCGCGGTGTTGCTCACCATGGGCAGCTGGTTCTCCGACAAGTACGCCGAGGGCACCATCGGGCACCGCTTCTACGCGGGGTGCCAGAACGTCGACACGGTCGAGGCGCTCGCCGCCGAGCACGCCCGCGAGTTGTTCGGCGCGCCCTACGCCTACGTCCAGCCGCACTCGGGCATCGACGCCAACCTGGTCGCCTTCTGGGCGATCCTGGCGACCCGGGTAGAAGGTCCCGAACTGGCGGCGCTGGGTGCCAAGCACGTCAACGACCTGTCCGAGGCGGACTGGGAGACGCTGCGCAACAAGCTCGGCGATCAGCGGCTGCTCGGGATGTCGCTGGACGCCGGCGGCCACCTCACCCACGGTTTCCGGCCCAACATCTCGGGCAAGATGTTCCACCAGCGCAGTTACGGCACCGACCCGAACACCGGATTCCTGGACTACCAGGCCGTCGCCGAAGCGGCCCGCGAGTTCAAGCCGCTGATCATCGTGGCGGGCTACTCCGCCTACCCGCGCCGGGTCAACTTCGCGACCATGCGCGAGATCGCCGACGAGGTGGGCGCCACCCTGATGGTCGACATGGCCCACTTCGCCGGTCTGGTCGCGGGCAAGGTCTTCACCGGTGACGAGGATCCGGTCCCGCACGCCCACGTCACCACGACGACGACCCACAAGTCGCTGCGCGGGCCCCGCGGCGGCATGGTGCTCGCCCAGCCCGAGTACTCCGACGCCGTCGACAAGGGCTGCCCGATGGTGCTCGGCGGACCGCTGTCGCACGTCATGGCGGCCAAGGCGGTCGCGCTGGCCGAAGCCCGCCAACCGGCGTTCGGCGCCTACGCCCAGCGCGTCGCCGACAACGCCCAAGCGCTGGCCGACGGGTTCCTCAAACGCGACGGCGCGCTCGTCACCGGCGGGACCGACAACCACCTGGTCCTGCTCGACGTGACGTCGTTCGGGCTGACCGGCAGGCAGGCCGAGTCCGCGCTGCTCGACGCCGGCATCGTCACCAACCGCAACTCCGTGCCCGCCGACCCCAACGGCGCCTGGTACACCAGCGGCATCCGGCTGGGCACCCCGGCGCTGACCACCCGCGGCTTCGGGGCCGACGAGTTCGACCGCGTCGCCGAGCTGATCGTCGAGGTGCTGTCCAACACCGAACCGGCCCAAGCCACCGCCGGGCCGTCGAAAGCCAAGTACGTCATGGCCGACGGTCTGGCCGAGCGGGTGCACGCCGGTGCCGCCGAACTGCTGGATGCCAACCCGCTGTATCCGGGGCTCACGCTCTAGACACGCTCGGGGGTCGGAATTTTACGATCCCCACAGAATTGAGTTAATGTAACCGCATGGCACAGAAACCTGTACCCAATGCGCTGATCCTCGAACTCGAGCCGGTCGTGCAGCAGGAGCTGCGTCGCCACGTCGACACCGAGGACCTCTGGTACGCCCACGACTACGTGCCCTTCGACCAGGGCGAGAACTTCGCCTTTCTCGGCGGCCGCGACTGGGATCCCGAGCAGGTGACCCTGCCCAAGCACATCACCGATGCGCTGGAGATCCTGCTCATCACCAAGGACAACCTGGCGGGCTACCACCGCGAGATGGTCTTCAGCTTCATCCTCGAGGAGAAGTGGGGCCGCTGGATCGGGCGCTGGACGGCCGAGGAGCATCTGCACGCGGTCGCGCTGCGCAACTACCTCGTGGTCACGCGTGAGATCGACCCCGCAGCCAACGAGGACGTCCGTGTCGAACACGTCATGAAGGGCTACCGTGCCGACACCTACAGCCAGGTCGAGCGGCTGGTCTTCATGGCCTTCTTCGAACGGGCCCACGCGGTGTACTGCCGCAACCTCGAGGCGCAGATCGAAGAGCCCGTGCTCAAAGGCCTCATCGGTCGCATCGCCCGCGACGAGGAACGGCACGAGGAGTTCTTCGCCAACCTCGTCGCGCACCTGCTGAGCACCAGCCGTGCGGAGACCGTCGAGGCCGTCGGCCGCCGCGCCGCCGAACTCGGTGTCGTCGGCGGTGACATCGACGCCTATGCCGACAAGCTCGCCAACATCGACGGCGCCGGCATCTTCGGGCCCGAGCAGCTGCGCCGGGTGATCGCCGACCGGATCGCGGCCTGGGGTCTGAGCGGCGAACCGTCGCTGGCGCAGTTCACCTCTCGGTAACCGGAACTACGGCGCGCCTGCACGGCGCGTGTGCGGCAACGGGAGTAGCGTCGCGGTCGATGGCTAGCGACATGCTCTGCTATCCGGGCGGTACCGATCGTTTCGATCACGAGAGGACCGGCCCCGGTCCCAGTGCCGCAGTGTCCGCCGAGAGTTCGTGCGGGGCCGCGCGGGCACGAGGAGCGTCACGTGAGTGATTCGGCCGTCCGGACCGCGGTTCGCACCTATGTACTCGACACCTCCGTGCTGCTGTCCGATCCCTGGGCGGCCACGCGGTTCGCCGAGCACGAAGTCGTGGTCCCGCTGGTGGTCATCAGCGAACTGGAAGCCAAGCGGCATCATCATGAGCTCGGCTGGTTCGCACGCCAGGCCCTGCGGATGTTCGACGATCTTCGGCTGGAACACGGACGGCTCGATCAGCCGATTCCCGTTGGCACCCAAGGCGGCACGCTGCACGTCGAACTCAACCACAGCGACCCCACCGTGTTGCCCGCCGGGTTCCGCAACGAGAGCAATGACGCTCGCATCCTGACCGTGGCGGCCAATCTCGCCGCCGAGGGCAAGCATGTCACGTTGGTCAGCAAGGACATCCCGCTGCGGGTGAAGGCCGGTGCCGTCGGGCTGACCGCCGACGAGTACCACGCCCAGGACGTCGTGACCTCCGGCTGGACCGGCATGACGGAGGTCGAGGTCGCCGCCGACGACATCGACATGCTCTTCGCCGAGGGCGAGATCGACCTGGAAGCCGCACGAAACCTGCCGTGCCACACCGGAGTCCGGCTGCTGGGCGGCAGCTCGGCGCTCGGCCGGGTCAACGCCGAGAAACGGGTCCAACTGGTCCGCGGTGACCGCGAGGTCTTCGGTCTGCGCGGCCGCTCCGCCGAACAGCGGGTGGCACTGGACCTGCTGCTCGACGAATCGGTCGGCATCGTCTCGCTCGGCGGCAAGGCGGGCACCGGCAAGTCGGCGCTGGCGCTGTGTGCCGGACTGGAAGCGGTGCTGGAACGTCGCACCCAGCGCAAGGTGGTGGTGTTTCGGCCGCTGTACGCCGTCGGCGGCCAGGACCTCGGCTACCTGCCCGGCAGCGAGAGCGAGAAGATGGGGCCGTGGGCGCAGGCCGTCTTCGACACCCTCGAAGGGCTCGCCAGCCCGGCGGTCCTCGAAGAGGTGCTCGCCCGGGGCATGCTCGAGGTGCTGCCGCTGACCCACATACGTGGGCGGTCGCTGCACGACTCGTTCGTCATCGTGGACGAAGCGCAGTCGCTGGAGCGCAACGTGCTGCTGACGGTGCTGTCGCGGCTCGGCAGCGGATCGCGCGTGGTCCTCACCCATGACGTCGCCCAGCGCGACAACCTGCGTGTCGGACGCCACGACGGGGTGGCGGCGGTGATCGAAAAGCTGAAGGGGCACCCGCTGTTCGCGCACATCACGCTGCTGCGCAGTGAGCGCTCGCCCATTGCGGCGCTGGTCACCGAGATGCTCGAGGAGATCAGCCCCGGCGCTCTGCCTTGATCGCGGCTCCGCCGCGGAACGCCGGATCGTCGCTAGTTGCTGTGACCGCGCATCAAGTACCACCCGGCGGCCGCGGCTCCGCTCAGCGCGACCACCCGGTCCGCGCGATCACTCCTGGGTAGATCGAGCAGCGACACCAGACCCAGGACCGCGAATCCGGTCCGGATGGCGGGGTGGCTTGTCGCCGTCGTGACCAGAGCGGCGCTCGGGTCGGTGAGGGGCACGGGAGCAAGGTCGGTGCGCACCGGTCCTCCTGTCGATGGCTCGGAGACTTGGGGCGATTCGACGGTAAGCCCCGAGCCGGCTTGGGGGAATAGGGATTTTCCCTATCCGTACGACTCCTCTGGCCGCCCGATGTGACGGCCCAGCTCGGCGCGTGACTTGATGCCTAGCTTGCGGTAGATCCGGGCCAGGTTGGCCTCGACCGTCTTCGGGCTGATGAACAGCGCCGAGGCGACGTCACGGTTCTTCATGCCCGACGCGGCGAGCTCGGCGACCTGCTGCTCGGACGGTGTGAGCGCATCGGTACGCCGTGCGCTGACGTTCGAACGGGCCAGTTCGGTGCGGGCCCGCTCGGCCCACAGCGGAATGGTGAGCCGCTCGAACGTTTCGAGCGCCTCCTGCAGGTGCATCGAGGCCGAGTCCTTGTTGCGCAGCCGCCGCTCGAGCTGACCAAGCAGCAGTTGGGTCCTGGCCCGTTCGAACGGCATCGGCAGGCTCGCGTGCGCGGCCATCGCCTGTCGCGCCGCGGCGTGCGCGCCGTCGTAGTCGCCGCGGGCCGCGAGCAGCATGGCGCGGCACCGGCCGCCGACCGCCGTCATCCACGGGCGGTTCAGCCCGCGGCCGTTGCGCTCGAGCGCGGCGATCAGCGGCTCGGCCTCGGCGAACCGGTCCAACTCGATCAGCGCCTCCACCGCATCGGGTAGGTAGGAGGCGTTGGGCAGCTCGGTCGGCGTCGATGTCGGGTCGAAGTCGGCCAGCATCGGCTGTGCCGCGGCAACCGCTGCCTCATGGTTGCCCAGCGACACCTCG from Mycobacterium sp. IDR2000157661 harbors:
- a CDS encoding DUF885 domain-containing protein, whose amino-acid sequence is MDASTSVSLVREYLLLGLRFDRVEDGYVDSFTGDPALRRAVAAEPPPDPADLARQAEGLLAELPAAGLERARAEYVAAHLRALACAGRKFAGQDVGFVDEVEAYFDVHITKGDPEQYREAHRRLDEVVGGTGALADRIQAYRSAEEIPPDRLEECIHAFSSALRDRVRAEYPLPDSETITYEVVTDKPWSGFNYYHGEFTSTVAVNADLKQQMSNLPRLVAHESYPGHHTEHCRKEAGLVGRRGQAEQTIFLVNTPQCVMAEGLADLALHAAIGPEWGAWAAEIYADLGLRFDGDRARTISAATAALAEVRQDAALMLHDEHRDVDEVVAFLKQWLLVNDERARQMLRFLSSPLWRAYTSTYVEGYRLLRGWLDARPDGVSLTQRFGTLLDEPLIPSSLRAA
- a CDS encoding glycine hydroxymethyltransferase, which encodes MTADAVTSNAAAPGAEYAETASAAYRAALQVIESVEPRIAAATRKELVDQRDSLKLIASENYASPAVLLTMGSWFSDKYAEGTIGHRFYAGCQNVDTVEALAAEHARELFGAPYAYVQPHSGIDANLVAFWAILATRVEGPELAALGAKHVNDLSEADWETLRNKLGDQRLLGMSLDAGGHLTHGFRPNISGKMFHQRSYGTDPNTGFLDYQAVAEAAREFKPLIIVAGYSAYPRRVNFATMREIADEVGATLMVDMAHFAGLVAGKVFTGDEDPVPHAHVTTTTTHKSLRGPRGGMVLAQPEYSDAVDKGCPMVLGGPLSHVMAAKAVALAEARQPAFGAYAQRVADNAQALADGFLKRDGALVTGGTDNHLVLLDVTSFGLTGRQAESALLDAGIVTNRNSVPADPNGAWYTSGIRLGTPALTTRGFGADEFDRVAELIVEVLSNTEPAQATAGPSKAKYVMADGLAERVHAGAAELLDANPLYPGLTL
- a CDS encoding acyl-ACP desaturase, with protein sequence MAQKPVPNALILELEPVVQQELRRHVDTEDLWYAHDYVPFDQGENFAFLGGRDWDPEQVTLPKHITDALEILLITKDNLAGYHREMVFSFILEEKWGRWIGRWTAEEHLHAVALRNYLVVTREIDPAANEDVRVEHVMKGYRADTYSQVERLVFMAFFERAHAVYCRNLEAQIEEPVLKGLIGRIARDEERHEEFFANLVAHLLSTSRAETVEAVGRRAAELGVVGGDIDAYADKLANIDGAGIFGPEQLRRVIADRIAAWGLSGEPSLAQFTSR
- a CDS encoding PhoH family protein gives rise to the protein MSDSAVRTAVRTYVLDTSVLLSDPWAATRFAEHEVVVPLVVISELEAKRHHHELGWFARQALRMFDDLRLEHGRLDQPIPVGTQGGTLHVELNHSDPTVLPAGFRNESNDARILTVAANLAAEGKHVTLVSKDIPLRVKAGAVGLTADEYHAQDVVTSGWTGMTEVEVAADDIDMLFAEGEIDLEAARNLPCHTGVRLLGGSSALGRVNAEKRVQLVRGDREVFGLRGRSAEQRVALDLLLDESVGIVSLGGKAGTGKSALALCAGLEAVLERRTQRKVVVFRPLYAVGGQDLGYLPGSESEKMGPWAQAVFDTLEGLASPAVLEEVLARGMLEVLPLTHIRGRSLHDSFVIVDEAQSLERNVLLTVLSRLGSGSRVVLTHDVAQRDNLRVGRHDGVAAVIEKLKGHPLFAHITLLRSERSPIAALVTEMLEEISPGALP